A genomic stretch from Kovacikia minuta CCNUW1 includes:
- a CDS encoding cyclic nucleotide-binding domain-containing protein, with protein sequence MLNRLSERKMHVVRWLLAIGWLLLIASLFYDPLTAYLTEPTTLLSPFRIQPESAIDPTCVQVQGVCLPEQPYSMTARIFWAMIVPAGLLIIFVFGHEFWRRICPLSFFSQIPKALGIQRKRKVVNPTTGKTHYELISVEKRSWLGRNFLYLQFAFLWLGLVIRILFVNSDRLALGIFLILTILAAMLVGYLYAGKSWCQYFCPMAPVQMVYTGPRGLLGSQAHLGQQHGITQSICREVNPKTGQEKSACVGCQSPCIDIDAERSYWDGVTRPDRRFVYYGYIGLVVGFYFYYFLYSGNWKYYFSGAWTHEENQLSTLFSPGFYLWQQAIPIPKLIAVPLTLAVAVILACWLFSFLEHLYRNYLHQRKLNLDNEQIAHQVLTVCTFVAWNLFWIFGSRPNLAVLPEWAERFFTGLVMLVSGVWFYRTFWRSSEQYSREGIANTLRRQLNKQGLDVSKILNRSNEELKPDEVYVLAKVLPIINQTQKLELYKGVVQGALKDGIITSAESELLEELQAGLGISTNEHYNILADLGIEDPSLFDTNQSVSLENQLRLDGYRQSLESLIFDLIGRGTPIPEALERKHDRIAALKQNYRITDEEQERILNTVFGRASGVLKNAELLLQQFQVMAVRQQALQQLPANPEAPVYVLLRLAIGDRQSLVLQRLLSILEILEHSPEAKELAHQMSSTIAAPLLSNGLNAEDKNGRSWQTTLAPQILAILESPSQSVPSTLPAITLSSVLSAILYEDLEPLVRALSLYAGYLVDASAACRAAQELLETNQPGLLEETAQKILQHDPAFPPLKPGGQTLTTLDKLFCLSESHFFNQLPLTVLLDVAVSCQSRVYRRGSMICRMGDRSQEVLILFDGQADVQIKRNDGSEQTVNRINKGETIGELGVLTRAPRSATVVASTDPTMVLVLDAQRLEFLLKRNPELAIGLLAIISKRLQTLTKLAESLGK encoded by the coding sequence ATGCTAAATCGGTTGTCGGAACGGAAAATGCATGTCGTTCGCTGGTTACTGGCGATCGGTTGGTTGCTATTGATTGCATCTCTGTTCTACGACCCGTTGACCGCCTACTTAACGGAACCGACCACACTCCTGAGTCCATTTCGGATTCAGCCAGAAAGTGCGATCGATCCCACATGCGTTCAGGTGCAGGGAGTCTGTTTACCAGAACAGCCTTACAGTATGACGGCTCGCATCTTTTGGGCAATGATCGTACCCGCTGGGTTACTGATCATTTTTGTATTTGGGCATGAGTTCTGGCGACGGATTTGTCCGCTCTCATTTTTCTCGCAAATTCCTAAAGCATTGGGGATTCAACGTAAACGAAAAGTTGTTAATCCTACTACGGGCAAAACACACTACGAACTAATTTCCGTTGAAAAACGATCGTGGTTAGGACGTAACTTTTTGTATCTCCAGTTTGCTTTTTTGTGGCTGGGATTAGTGATCAGAATTTTGTTTGTTAATTCCGATCGCCTTGCTCTAGGTATCTTTCTAATTCTGACGATTCTGGCGGCGATGTTGGTGGGCTATTTGTACGCTGGAAAAAGCTGGTGCCAGTATTTTTGCCCGATGGCTCCGGTGCAAATGGTGTATACAGGTCCCCGTGGATTGCTGGGTAGTCAGGCTCATTTAGGGCAACAGCACGGCATCACGCAATCGATTTGTCGGGAGGTAAATCCTAAAACAGGGCAGGAAAAAAGTGCCTGTGTGGGTTGCCAGTCTCCCTGTATCGACATTGATGCCGAACGTTCCTACTGGGATGGGGTGACACGCCCCGATCGACGATTTGTATATTACGGATATATTGGTTTAGTGGTTGGGTTTTATTTCTATTACTTTCTCTATTCGGGCAACTGGAAATACTATTTTTCCGGTGCCTGGACCCATGAGGAAAATCAATTATCTACCCTATTCAGTCCGGGGTTTTACCTTTGGCAACAGGCAATTCCAATTCCTAAACTGATCGCCGTTCCGTTGACGTTAGCGGTTGCAGTTATCCTTGCCTGTTGGTTATTCAGCTTCCTGGAACACCTGTACCGGAATTATTTGCATCAAAGAAAGTTGAACCTGGATAATGAGCAGATTGCACACCAGGTGTTAACGGTTTGTACCTTTGTTGCCTGGAATCTATTCTGGATTTTTGGCAGCCGTCCCAATCTTGCAGTTTTGCCAGAATGGGCAGAACGTTTTTTTACGGGATTGGTTATGCTGGTTAGTGGAGTGTGGTTTTACCGCACCTTCTGGCGATCGTCCGAGCAATACTCCAGAGAAGGAATTGCTAATACCCTGCGACGGCAACTCAACAAGCAGGGATTGGATGTCTCGAAGATCCTCAATCGCAGCAACGAGGAACTCAAGCCAGATGAGGTTTATGTACTGGCAAAAGTGTTGCCCATTATTAATCAAACCCAAAAGTTAGAACTCTACAAAGGAGTGGTGCAGGGAGCGCTGAAGGATGGCATTATCACCTCAGCGGAAAGCGAACTGTTAGAAGAACTTCAGGCGGGATTGGGAATTAGCACCAACGAACACTACAACATCCTGGCAGATTTAGGAATTGAAGATCCGAGCCTGTTTGACACCAATCAATCGGTCAGTTTAGAAAATCAACTGCGTCTGGATGGCTATCGTCAGAGTCTGGAATCGTTAATATTTGACTTGATTGGCAGGGGTACACCGATTCCCGAAGCACTGGAGCGGAAACACGATCGCATTGCAGCCCTCAAACAAAACTACCGGATTACAGATGAGGAACAGGAGCGAATTCTCAATACGGTGTTTGGTCGAGCAAGTGGAGTGTTGAAAAATGCGGAACTGTTGTTGCAGCAATTTCAGGTGATGGCTGTACGGCAGCAGGCACTGCAACAATTACCAGCCAATCCAGAGGCTCCTGTATATGTGCTGTTGCGACTGGCGATCGGCGATCGTCAGAGTCTGGTGCTTCAGCGGTTGTTATCGATTCTGGAAATTTTGGAGCATAGCCCGGAAGCAAAGGAACTTGCCCACCAGATGAGTAGCACCATTGCCGCCCCCCTGCTTTCCAACGGATTGAATGCAGAGGACAAGAATGGGCGATCGTGGCAGACAACCCTCGCTCCTCAAATTCTCGCTATTCTGGAATCTCCTTCTCAAAGCGTCCCCTCAACCCTCCCTGCAATCACGCTCAGCTCCGTTTTAAGTGCCATTCTTTATGAGGATTTAGAACCATTGGTGCGGGCATTGAGTCTTTATGCAGGGTATCTTGTTGATGCTTCTGCGGCGTGTCGGGCAGCCCAAGAATTGCTAGAAACCAATCAACCTGGACTGCTAGAGGAAACCGCCCAGAAAATTTTGCAGCACGATCCTGCCTTTCCACCGTTGAAACCAGGTGGACAAACACTAACAACGCTGGACAAGTTGTTTTGCCTGTCTGAAAGTCACTTCTTCAACCAGCTTCCGCTAACCGTCCTACTTGATGTAGCAGTGTCCTGCCAATCCCGTGTCTACCGTCGAGGCTCGATGATTTGCAGAATGGGCGATCGCAGTCAGGAGGTCTTAATCCTGTTTGATGGACAGGCGGATGTCCAAATTAAGCGTAATGATGGTTCAGAACAAACGGTGAATCGGATTAACAAGGGAGAAACGATTGGGGAGTTAGGGGTGTTAACGAGAGCGCCCCGATCGGCAACCGTTGTTGCTTCAACAGACCCTACTATGGTTTTAGTGCTGGATGCTCAACGCCTGGAATTCTTGCTGAAGCGAAATCCTGAACTGGCGATCGGATTACTTGCCATTATCAGTAAGCGCTTACAAACCTTGACCAAATTGGCTGAGTCGTTGGGTAAATAA
- a CDS encoding VgrG-related protein yields the protein MPASYTPSLSLKIDGQAASTSLVEDILQVVVEESLHLPGMFTLLIRNDYFPSRSGENPWLYDNTLAIGKSVEIGFTSSTTENTDFDDAEQVSLLKGEITAIEAHFNPESQAPIIIRGYDVSHRLHRGRYNRSFQNKTDSDIVKQVIGEAGISAGTVDATSGPHGFGDPVGYVFQENQTNMEFLRERAARNGYELFVQDGKLNFRKPKAESTLTLTWLKDISSFQVRVSSAEQVSSVEVRGWNYQTKQAIVSTKSAQTSEVVTSTDQGTGKAKSTKFSTSPKMIVVNQPISSSKESDAIAQALFNELSGEFVQADARAEGNPEIRPGKVIKLTNMGKYSGSYYVTETRHVFQQRVYTTEFSVRGLRGENLLAAVLPQTRLQPGQTLLVGIVTNNKDPKKWGRVRVKFPTLTEEHESDWARVVAIGAGNTRGFDCLPEVNDEVLVGFEHGDIHRPFVIGGVWNGVDAPPASVDDSIADGKVRLRTFKTRLGHKLQFVEEDKGSSKKGVYLDTVYGHKLYVNDTDKKIEIKTNGNHQVTLDDQNKKVQIQTSGGNSLTLDDQSRKITMTGTSQIEITAPQGITLKVGANSVVLSTTNVTLKTASSSVDLGPAGVNVTSSGMTTVKGTTTTVKGDTAVTVSALSISLG from the coding sequence ATGCCAGCCAGCTATACCCCATCATTGAGTTTGAAAATTGACGGACAAGCGGCATCGACCAGCCTGGTCGAAGATATTTTGCAGGTGGTGGTGGAAGAAAGTTTGCATTTGCCAGGAATGTTTACGTTGCTGATTCGTAATGATTATTTTCCATCCCGCAGTGGTGAAAATCCCTGGCTTTATGACAACACTCTGGCGATCGGCAAATCGGTTGAAATCGGCTTTACTTCCAGCACCACTGAGAACACAGATTTTGATGACGCAGAGCAAGTTTCTCTGCTAAAGGGTGAGATTACTGCGATCGAAGCCCACTTTAACCCCGAATCCCAGGCACCCATTATTATTCGTGGGTACGATGTCAGCCATCGCCTGCATCGGGGGCGTTACAATCGCTCGTTCCAAAATAAGACGGATTCAGACATTGTGAAGCAGGTGATCGGTGAAGCGGGCATTAGTGCGGGCACAGTCGATGCCACAAGTGGACCTCATGGGTTTGGCGATCCGGTCGGTTACGTCTTTCAGGAGAACCAGACCAACATGGAATTTCTGCGAGAACGGGCAGCCCGTAATGGATATGAACTGTTTGTGCAGGATGGCAAGTTGAACTTTCGCAAACCCAAAGCGGAAAGCACCTTAACCCTCACATGGTTGAAGGATATTAGTAGTTTTCAGGTGCGGGTGAGCAGTGCCGAACAGGTGAGTTCCGTGGAGGTGCGGGGCTGGAATTATCAGACCAAGCAGGCGATCGTCTCCACAAAATCTGCCCAAACAAGTGAAGTGGTTACTTCCACTGACCAGGGCACGGGCAAAGCGAAAAGTACCAAATTTAGCACGAGTCCCAAAATGATTGTGGTGAATCAACCGATCTCCTCCTCTAAGGAGTCAGACGCGATCGCCCAAGCCTTGTTTAATGAATTGTCGGGTGAGTTTGTTCAGGCAGATGCGCGGGCTGAAGGAAATCCTGAGATTCGTCCTGGGAAGGTGATTAAGTTGACAAATATGGGCAAGTACAGTGGTAGTTACTATGTCACTGAAACTCGGCATGTGTTTCAGCAGCGCGTTTATACGACTGAATTTAGCGTGCGAGGCTTGCGAGGTGAGAATCTGCTGGCTGCTGTGTTGCCGCAAACCCGTCTACAACCAGGACAAACCTTGTTGGTGGGGATTGTTACAAACAACAAAGATCCCAAAAAGTGGGGCAGAGTACGGGTCAAGTTTCCCACCTTAACCGAAGAGCATGAGAGCGATTGGGCAAGGGTCGTGGCGATCGGTGCTGGAAATACCCGTGGGTTCGACTGTCTTCCTGAGGTCAACGATGAAGTATTGGTGGGCTTCGAACATGGAGACATTCATCGCCCCTTTGTGATTGGGGGTGTTTGGAATGGAGTGGATGCGCCACCAGCCAGCGTGGATGATTCGATCGCAGATGGGAAAGTGCGCTTGCGAACCTTTAAGACCCGGCTTGGACACAAACTGCAATTTGTGGAAGAAGACAAAGGTTCCAGCAAAAAGGGAGTTTATTTAGATACGGTTTATGGTCATAAACTATACGTAAATGATACGGATAAAAAAATTGAAATTAAGACCAATGGTAATCATCAAGTCACACTGGATGATCAAAACAAAAAAGTTCAGATTCAAACCAGTGGGGGAAATTCCCTCACACTGGATGATCAAAGCCGCAAAATCACAATGACGGGCACCAGTCAAATCGAGATCACAGCTCCGCAAGGCATCACCCTCAAGGTTGGTGCAAATAGTGTGGTGTTGTCTACAACCAACGTGACCCTCAAAACCGCCAGCAGTTCAGTTGATTTAGGTCCTGCTGGAGTTAATGTTACTAGTTCGGGAATGACAACCGTGAAAGGGACGACAACGACGGTGAAAGGAGATACCGCAGTAACCGTCAGTGCCTTATCGATTTCGTTAGGTTAA
- a CDS encoding DUF4280 domain-containing protein, which produces MPLQTCMGATLQCSFGAAPSSLIVIPKGIPVSVKGMLAASIMDFAPLVNILPFGTCSSLANPTVAAATAAASGVLTPMPCIPVTTPWSPGAIKTKIGIFPALPNTSICNCSWGGVIKINYAGQATVNVS; this is translated from the coding sequence ATGCCGCTACAAACCTGTATGGGAGCAACGTTGCAATGTTCCTTTGGAGCCGCTCCCAGTTCTCTGATTGTGATTCCCAAAGGGATTCCGGTTTCTGTCAAAGGCATGTTAGCAGCCAGCATTATGGATTTTGCACCACTGGTTAATATCCTGCCCTTTGGCACCTGTTCATCCCTTGCCAACCCCACCGTTGCTGCGGCTACCGCTGCCGCATCTGGCGTCCTGACTCCCATGCCCTGTATCCCCGTGACGACGCCCTGGTCGCCAGGAGCCATCAAGACGAAAATTGGCATCTTCCCGGCACTCCCAAACACCTCGATCTGCAACTGCTCCTGGGGTGGAGTGATCAAGATCAACTATGCGGGACAGGCAACGGTGAATGTGAGTTAG
- a CDS encoding cadmium resistance transporter: MNGVTTALLTGFTAFTATNLDDILILMLFFSQVNTLFRKRHIVAGQYLGFTALVLASVPSFFGGLLLPRACIGLLGLIPIAIGISRLVNGNEDDQSNEPDTLERQAQSTWLNSFISPQAYSVAAVTFANGGDNIGIYMPLFSSCSWQSLVVILGVFFSLVGVWCFAAYKLTQVPTIADTLTRYGNHLVPFVLIGLGGLILVDSRTLENPGLAVLTLVISGLYLLKLIRTVSQTLQVQAQKLEVVPTPEKL; encoded by the coding sequence ATGAATGGAGTTACAACAGCCTTATTGACGGGTTTTACAGCTTTTACAGCAACCAATCTGGATGATATTTTGATCCTGATGCTGTTCTTTTCCCAGGTTAACACCCTCTTCCGCAAACGCCACATCGTCGCTGGTCAATACCTGGGATTTACAGCTCTGGTTCTTGCAAGCGTACCCAGCTTCTTCGGTGGATTGTTGTTACCCCGTGCCTGTATCGGGCTGTTAGGGTTGATTCCGATCGCCATTGGGATTAGTCGGCTGGTTAATGGCAACGAAGACGATCAAAGCAATGAACCTGATACCCTGGAAAGGCAAGCTCAATCCACCTGGCTTAACAGTTTCATCTCACCCCAGGCTTACAGTGTGGCAGCAGTTACGTTTGCCAATGGTGGTGACAATATTGGAATCTATATGCCGCTATTTTCGAGTTGCTCCTGGCAAAGCCTGGTCGTAATTCTGGGTGTATTTTTCTCACTGGTGGGGGTATGGTGTTTTGCTGCCTACAAGTTGACCCAGGTTCCCACGATCGCCGATACCCTCACTCGCTATGGTAATCACCTGGTTCCCTTCGTACTCATCGGTCTGGGTGGCTTAATTCTAGTGGACAGTCGTACCTTAGAAAATCCTGGTTTAGCCGTGTTAACACTTGTAATCAGTGGTCTTTATCTACTGAAATTGATCAGAACAGTGAGTCAAACCCTACAAGTACAAGCCCAAAAACTGGAAGTTGTCCCAACACCCGAAAAGCTTTAG
- a CDS encoding tetratricopeptide repeat protein: MLALPTSSQAKSASAIAPRFNSTFNIQHSTFSPPSPLPTPHSPLPTSFPLLAQAALQEKLKDFTYWSDLCNLQADAGKYEDALASCEQAIILRQKDPVIWADHSGVLLKMKKYPEAIASAEKSLGFNPKTSLALTYKCMAFAALGRTEEALDHCTQALRVDGNWGKRSPALAWVTRGQILSQLGQNEQALVAYDRALLLEPKNSQALALRCEILSKLGKQDQAVESCDQALAGGSQANDPAASLALTNRAAANRQLNQLDTAVADYDRAISINPNDPTIWAAQAIVLEQLSRFTEALTSYDRAVQLNPKYSLALVGRCTMLNVLGQYDKALEACDQSIQGDGIWRETGAAQAWNQRGKALTGLGRYEEALASSKRATGIKPNYAEAWSDRSVILWYLNLYEEAIAATQESLRLNPNYAQAWFNRGTILRTMKRFPEALVAYDTGLKIDPTHADGWSNRSVVLWQLKRYPEAIASADNAIRFNPNSFQAWNNRGVALIELGRYQEALTAYNRAIAINPKRAEAFTGRGIALSRLGKYPEAIASLQESLKLNPNQPLAQETLKTATQKQTQPKRIP, translated from the coding sequence ATGCTCGCCCTCCCAACGTCGAGTCAAGCCAAATCTGCCTCTGCGATCGCCCCTCGATTCAATTCAACATTCAACATTCAACATTCAACATTCTCACCTCCTTCCCCACTCCCCACTCCCCACTCCCCACTCCCTACCTCTTTCCCTCTTCTTGCCCAGGCTGCCCTTCAGGAAAAGCTCAAGGATTTCACCTACTGGTCTGACCTGTGTAATCTCCAGGCTGATGCGGGCAAATACGAAGATGCCCTGGCATCCTGTGAGCAGGCAATTATTTTGAGACAAAAAGATCCCGTTATTTGGGCAGACCACAGTGGTGTACTGCTGAAGATGAAAAAATATCCAGAGGCGATCGCCTCCGCCGAAAAATCCCTGGGATTTAACCCGAAAACCTCTTTGGCATTGACGTATAAGTGCATGGCATTTGCGGCATTGGGGCGCACCGAGGAAGCCTTAGACCACTGCACCCAGGCATTGAGGGTAGATGGCAACTGGGGCAAGCGATCGCCCGCACTGGCATGGGTAACACGAGGTCAAATCCTGAGCCAATTGGGACAAAATGAACAGGCGTTGGTTGCCTATGATCGCGCCCTGTTACTGGAACCGAAGAATTCCCAGGCTCTTGCCCTCCGCTGCGAAATTCTTTCTAAACTGGGCAAACAGGATCAGGCAGTTGAATCCTGCGATCAGGCATTGGCAGGTGGCAGTCAGGCAAATGATCCGGCGGCATCGCTGGCGCTAACCAATCGGGCTGCGGCAAATCGTCAGTTGAATCAACTGGATACTGCGGTTGCAGACTACGATCGAGCGATCAGCATCAATCCTAATGACCCCACTATCTGGGCAGCACAGGCGATCGTCCTGGAACAATTGTCCCGCTTTACGGAAGCACTCACCTCCTATGATCGAGCGGTGCAACTCAATCCGAAATACTCGTTAGCATTAGTCGGACGGTGCACTATGTTAAATGTGTTGGGGCAGTATGACAAAGCGCTAGAAGCTTGCGACCAATCGATTCAAGGAGATGGCATCTGGCGCGAAACAGGTGCAGCCCAGGCATGGAATCAGCGCGGCAAAGCGCTAACAGGTTTGGGACGTTATGAAGAAGCGCTTGCCTCTTCCAAACGGGCAACCGGAATTAAACCCAATTATGCGGAAGCCTGGAGCGATCGCAGTGTCATTCTGTGGTATTTGAATCTGTATGAGGAAGCGATCGCAGCAACGCAGGAATCGCTTCGCTTAAACCCCAACTATGCTCAGGCATGGTTTAACCGGGGCACTATTTTGAGAACGATGAAACGTTTTCCTGAAGCATTAGTCGCTTATGACACCGGGCTAAAAATTGACCCCACCCATGCGGATGGCTGGTCAAACCGGAGTGTCGTGTTGTGGCAATTGAAGCGCTACCCGGAAGCGATCGCCAGTGCAGATAATGCGATTCGATTTAATCCCAACTCGTTTCAAGCCTGGAACAATCGGGGCGTGGCACTGATCGAGCTGGGACGCTATCAGGAAGCATTAACCGCTTACAACCGTGCGATTGCGATCAACCCCAAACGTGCCGAAGCCTTTACCGGACGCGGTATTGCCCTATCTCGCCTGGGGAAATACCCAGAAGCGATCGCGTCCCTACAAGAATCCCTGAAACTAAATCCCAATCAACCCCTGGCGCAAGAAACTTTGAAAACCGCGACTCAGAAGCAAACGCAACCCAAACGCATTCCCTAA
- a CDS encoding serine/threonine-protein kinase: MALQQVQRAWVKACVKRYGTYLQRYPVPTRQERLLLLSRWESIRPVVEEVHQELYPTEPAEATSPTIVSLPTAGVTYPRYACKQGNPLGCEFAQLASPPEPWIKTCPVCRFPALLPEKLELRGQRGSYVIERSLGQRGAGRLYAATQTGFNQAVVVKEYLLPQQYFNATERQQQQQVFKNLAGFSLADGRVQDFRFVQPLEAIADDLEERCYLITDERDACPTLRRYLTQGSLTSTEVRWVLNQVLQTLEFLHGQKFRLPSGQTQTGIAHGNLSLDSLLIGIQQPDVAIQEGSVAPSSLLDSDCFIYLCDLALWEQLFDPTSLKASPRSFAQDLVDLGYVAFYLLAGRAITPRGEPLDPRDADHWQAVDPFLKQFILRLMGLELPFANAEVARRELLRSPQLALVTLPEAETVSKASAKQTIPRFLFLLLSLLGVGAFAWLIWALLPKQAAKTAITPPLCCLKDVAGIPPGQFTYTSTEGGTWSYIFQTPDLI; encoded by the coding sequence ATGGCACTTCAGCAGGTTCAACGGGCATGGGTCAAAGCCTGTGTCAAACGATACGGTACATACTTGCAACGCTATCCGGTTCCCACCCGCCAGGAGCGATTGCTGCTTTTATCTCGCTGGGAGTCGATCCGCCCTGTGGTTGAAGAAGTCCACCAGGAGCTTTACCCGACAGAACCAGCAGAAGCCACCTCTCCTACGATAGTTAGTCTGCCAACTGCGGGTGTTACCTACCCACGCTATGCGTGCAAACAGGGAAATCCTTTAGGTTGTGAGTTTGCCCAACTTGCTTCGCCACCAGAACCCTGGATCAAGACATGTCCAGTTTGTCGCTTTCCCGCTCTGTTGCCAGAGAAACTGGAACTGCGTGGGCAACGGGGTAGTTATGTAATTGAACGATCGCTGGGACAGCGGGGTGCAGGACGGTTGTATGCGGCAACTCAAACCGGGTTCAATCAAGCGGTAGTGGTGAAGGAGTACCTGTTGCCCCAGCAATATTTCAACGCTACAGAAAGGCAACAGCAACAGCAGGTGTTCAAGAACCTGGCTGGTTTTAGTCTGGCAGATGGCAGAGTTCAGGATTTCCGGTTTGTGCAACCCTTAGAGGCGATCGCCGATGATTTGGAAGAACGCTGCTACCTGATTACCGACGAACGGGATGCCTGCCCTACCTTGAGGCGCTACTTAACCCAAGGTTCCCTAACTTCAACTGAGGTGCGCTGGGTGCTCAATCAGGTCTTGCAAACGCTGGAGTTTTTGCATGGTCAAAAGTTCCGGTTACCATCGGGGCAGACGCAGACAGGCATAGCACATGGTAATTTAAGCCTGGATAGCCTCCTGATTGGGATTCAGCAACCGGACGTTGCCATTCAAGAGGGTAGTGTTGCGCCATCATCCTTATTGGATTCCGACTGTTTTATTTATTTGTGTGACCTGGCGCTATGGGAGCAGTTGTTTGATCCAACCTCACTCAAGGCATCACCCCGGTCATTTGCCCAAGATCTGGTTGATTTAGGGTATGTTGCCTTTTACCTCCTGGCAGGTAGAGCTATCACCCCTAGGGGAGAACCGCTCGATCCCAGAGATGCAGATCATTGGCAGGCTGTCGATCCCTTCCTGAAACAGTTTATTTTGCGCTTGATGGGGTTGGAGTTGCCGTTTGCAAATGCAGAAGTTGCACGACGAGAGTTGCTGCGATCGCCCCAACTGGCTCTTGTGACCTTACCTGAGGCTGAAACGGTTTCTAAAGCTTCTGCGAAACAGACAATCCCACGTTTTCTATTCCTGCTGCTCAGTTTGTTGGGGGTGGGCGCGTTCGCCTGGCTAATCTGGGCGCTTTTACCCAAACAAGCAGCAAAAACAGCAATCACACCGCCGCTCTGTTGCTTAAAGGACGTGGCAGGCATTCCCCCCGGTCAATTCACTTACACTTCAACGGAAGGGGGAACCTGGAGCTATATATTTCAAACACCCGATTTAATCTAA
- a CDS encoding Nif11-like leader peptide family natural product precursor has translation MAQQEVTRLFRAVQANSNLRDQLNEAPNLETFVQLAQGQGYRFTIEEWKVVTNFSVEELECELSEIPGI, from the coding sequence ATGGCACAGCAAGAAGTTACCAGACTGTTTAGAGCCGTTCAAGCAAATTCAAATCTGCGTGATCAACTGAATGAGGCTCCAAACTTAGAAACCTTTGTGCAACTGGCACAGGGCCAAGGCTATCGCTTCACGATCGAAGAATGGAAAGTAGTCACAAACTTCTCAGTTGAAGAACTTGAGTGCGAACTATCTGAAATTCCCGGAATTTAA
- a CDS encoding substrate-binding domain-containing protein gives MEQKLKEAQPNLQVQFTSSDSPTQAIAQVQSGHAAFAIVPLIEPLPDDLEATTIAYDGLTFVIPFSYSKREKGLPAQLHGRLTLQQLQQLYTSNVENWRDLGGAALPVNLYLPKNQEAIAVFQQRVLQKYPVDRMGNRPDSISVLPEFELLRTIIQDFESRQVGSIGFSSLSKVVGQCSVYPLAIQTQAQEPVQPVVLNNGKPIEPSTDLCDKKGSYRLSSELLKNGRYSLAYPIAIVYSRNNDRPPIGEKFAELFKTRRRPETPQSNRTRSFKLEFVYCLKTKHPDPRILQESGGLKSLRSLPFKPNQ, from the coding sequence CTGGAACAAAAACTCAAGGAAGCACAACCCAATCTTCAAGTGCAATTCACATCATCGGATTCACCAACCCAGGCGATCGCCCAGGTGCAGTCTGGCCATGCAGCATTTGCGATCGTGCCGTTGATTGAACCCTTACCGGACGATTTAGAAGCAACCACAATTGCCTACGATGGATTGACATTTGTAATTCCGTTTAGCTACTCCAAACGCGAAAAGGGGCTGCCTGCCCAATTACATGGACGGCTCACATTACAGCAATTGCAACAACTTTATACAAGCAACGTGGAGAATTGGCGCGATTTGGGCGGGGCGGCATTACCCGTCAATCTTTATTTACCTAAAAACCAGGAAGCGATCGCGGTGTTTCAGCAACGGGTCTTACAAAAGTACCCCGTTGATCGGATGGGGAACCGTCCAGATTCCATTTCAGTGCTACCTGAATTTGAGTTATTACGAACTATCATTCAAGATTTTGAATCGCGACAGGTAGGAAGCATTGGGTTCAGTTCTTTAAGTAAGGTCGTCGGTCAATGCTCCGTCTATCCGCTGGCAATCCAAACTCAAGCACAGGAACCTGTTCAGCCGGTAGTACTCAATAATGGTAAACCGATTGAACCATCCACCGATTTGTGTGACAAAAAAGGTAGCTATCGCTTAAGTTCAGAATTGCTTAAAAATGGACGTTATTCATTGGCCTATCCGATCGCAATTGTCTATTCCCGCAACAACGATCGTCCCCCCATTGGGGAGAAGTTTGCCGAGCTATTCAAAACCCGTCGAAGGCCAGAAACTCCTCAGTCAAACAGGACTCGTTCCTTTAAATTAGAATTTGTTTATTGTCTAAAAACCAAGCATCCAGATCCCCGAATTCTTCAAGAATCCGGGGGTCTGAAATCCCTTCGATCACTGCCATTCAAACCTAATCAATGA
- a CDS encoding CIS tube protein, which produces MTLVKAKLVSTDGGGTIEFMFNPTQLAFQQRINLTKNSGARTGRGLPKVNFAYPEPCTLSIQDIMLDTYEEGGGKSVLSYLQQFEKAVNFAESGEGKEKRPPSYVFTWGSQQYIRCFIVQLSYTLLMFLPDGTPVRAKLSLELEEIDESTSQPGMGTSTTVNRSGDSRSSRTGK; this is translated from the coding sequence ATGACGTTGGTTAAAGCAAAACTGGTTTCGACCGACGGGGGGGGAACGATTGAATTTATGTTTAACCCAACCCAACTCGCGTTTCAACAACGAATTAATCTGACAAAAAACAGCGGTGCTCGCACGGGAAGGGGACTCCCCAAAGTTAACTTTGCCTATCCAGAACCCTGTACCCTTAGCATTCAGGACATTATGCTGGACACTTACGAAGAAGGGGGCGGCAAAAGTGTTCTGTCCTATCTGCAACAGTTTGAGAAGGCGGTAAATTTTGCCGAAAGTGGGGAAGGCAAGGAGAAGCGCCCTCCCAGTTACGTTTTTACCTGGGGCAGTCAGCAATATATTCGCTGCTTTATTGTTCAGCTGAGTTACACACTGCTAATGTTTCTGCCCGATGGCACGCCGGTTCGAGCTAAACTGTCTCTGGAACTGGAAGAGATTGATGAATCCACATCCCAACCCGGAATGGGAACCTCTACCACCGTGAACCGCTCAGGAGACAGCCGTAGTAGTCGTACAGGAAAGTAA